The following proteins come from a genomic window of Neoarius graeffei isolate fNeoGra1 chromosome 26, fNeoGra1.pri, whole genome shotgun sequence:
- the mrps16 gene encoding 28S ribosomal protein S16, mitochondrial translates to MVHLSSLLLKKYHGGYVVIRLALGGATNRPFYRIVAAYNKRARDGKYIEQLGSYDPLPNIYNEKLVSFNYDRIKYWMGCGAHPTKPVAKLLGLAGFFPLHPMTITQAERRKAAALKQEATTEHEDEEEKQAEQ, encoded by the exons CATCACTATTACTCAAAAAGTACCATGGAGGTTATGTGGTTATCCGCCTGGCACTTGGTGGCGCCACCAACAGACCGTTTTACCGTATAGTGGCTGCCTACAATAAAAGGGCCCGAGATGGGAAGTACATCGAGCAGCTGGGATCGTACGACCCTCTCCCCAACATCTACAACGAGAAACTCGTCAGCTTCAACTACGACAGAATCAAGTACTGGATGGGGTGTGGAGCTCATCCCACCAAACCTGTGGCCAAACTTTTGG GACTGGCTGGGTTTTTCCCGCTGCATCCGATGACGATAACGCAGGCAGAACGACGGAAAGCGGCAGCTTTGAAACAGGAAGCGACAACTGAGCATGAAGACGAAGAAGAAAAGCAGGCAGAACAGTAG